Proteins encoded by one window of Nocardioides euryhalodurans:
- a CDS encoding ABC-F family ATP-binding cassette domain-containing protein, with the protein MGHVDVAGVRYELPDGRVLLDDVSFRVGEGAKVALVGANGAGKTTLLRIITGDLTPHAGVVTRTGGLGVMRQMVAHGLGEAPTVADLLLSVAPARVRAAHAEVDRLEVALMESDDERTQLAYATALSEYADAGGYDLEVTWDVCTTTGLGVPYDRAKYRELRTLSGGEQKRLVLEYLLRGPEEVLLLDEPDNFLDVPGKVWLEQRIRESEKTILFISHDRELLDNTATRVVTVELGHAGNLVWTHPGGFASYHEARKERFLRFEELRKRWDEEHAKLKALVQMYKQKAAYNADMASRYQAAQTRLRKFEEAGPPTEQPREQQVKMRLKGGRTGKRAVVCEQLELTGLMRPFDLEVWYGERVAVLGSNGSGKSHFLRLLAAGGSDPDREHLPVGDVPVAPVNHTGRAKLGARVRPGWFVQTHEHPELVGRTLLEILHRGDDHRDGMGREQAARVLDRYELAHAGEQKFESLSGGQQARFQILLLELSGATLLLLDEPTDNLDVQSAEALEAGLESFEGTVVAVTHDRWFARGFDRFLVYGADGGVYESDGPVWDEGRVLRAR; encoded by the coding sequence GTGGGACACGTGGACGTCGCCGGGGTGCGCTACGAGCTGCCGGACGGCCGCGTGCTGCTCGACGACGTGTCCTTCCGGGTCGGGGAGGGCGCCAAGGTGGCGCTGGTCGGCGCCAACGGCGCGGGCAAGACGACGCTGCTCCGCATCATCACCGGCGACCTCACCCCGCACGCCGGGGTCGTGACCCGCACCGGCGGCCTGGGCGTGATGCGGCAGATGGTCGCCCACGGGCTGGGCGAGGCCCCGACCGTGGCCGACCTGCTGCTGAGCGTCGCGCCCGCGCGGGTCCGCGCCGCGCATGCCGAGGTCGACCGGCTCGAGGTCGCCCTGATGGAGTCCGACGACGAGCGGACACAGCTGGCGTACGCCACCGCGCTCTCGGAGTACGCCGACGCCGGCGGCTACGACCTCGAGGTGACGTGGGACGTCTGCACGACGACCGGCCTCGGTGTCCCGTACGACCGGGCGAAGTACCGCGAGCTGCGAACCCTGTCCGGGGGCGAGCAGAAGCGGCTGGTGCTGGAGTACCTGCTGCGGGGGCCCGAGGAGGTGCTGCTCCTCGACGAGCCGGACAACTTCCTCGACGTGCCGGGCAAGGTGTGGCTGGAGCAGCGGATCCGCGAGTCCGAGAAGACGATCCTCTTCATCAGCCACGACCGCGAGCTGCTCGACAACACCGCCACCCGGGTGGTCACGGTGGAGCTCGGCCACGCGGGCAACCTGGTGTGGACGCACCCGGGCGGCTTCGCGAGCTACCACGAGGCGCGCAAGGAGCGGTTCCTGCGCTTCGAGGAGCTGCGGAAGCGCTGGGACGAGGAGCACGCCAAGCTCAAGGCGCTCGTGCAGATGTACAAGCAGAAGGCCGCCTACAACGCCGACATGGCCAGCCGCTACCAGGCGGCCCAGACCCGGCTGAGGAAGTTCGAGGAGGCCGGTCCGCCGACCGAGCAGCCGCGCGAGCAGCAGGTGAAGATGCGGCTCAAGGGCGGCCGCACCGGCAAGCGCGCGGTGGTCTGTGAACAGCTCGAGCTGACCGGCCTGATGCGTCCCTTCGACCTCGAGGTCTGGTACGGCGAGCGGGTGGCCGTCCTCGGCAGCAACGGGTCCGGGAAGTCCCACTTCCTGCGGCTGCTGGCCGCCGGCGGCAGCGACCCCGACCGCGAGCACCTGCCGGTCGGCGACGTCCCGGTCGCGCCGGTGAACCACACCGGCCGCGCCAAGCTGGGCGCGCGGGTCCGGCCAGGGTGGTTCGTGCAGACCCACGAGCACCCCGAGCTGGTGGGCCGGACCCTGCTGGAGATCCTCCACCGCGGCGACGACCACCGCGACGGGATGGGACGCGAGCAGGCCGCCCGGGTGCTCGACCGCTACGAGCTCGCCCACGCCGGAGAGCAGAAGTTCGAGTCGCTCAGCGGCGGCCAGCAGGCGCGGTTCCAGATCCTGCTGCTCGAGCTGTCCGGGGCGACGCTGCTGCTGCTCGACGAGCCCACCGACAACCTCGACGTCCAGAGCGCCGAGGCGCTCGAGGCCGGCCTGGAGTCCTTCGAGGGGACGGTCGTCGCGGTGACGCACGACCGGTGGTTCGCCCGCGGCTTCGACCGGTTCCTCGTCTACGGCGCGGACGGCGGCGTCTACGAGTCGGACGGCCCGGTCTGGGACGAGGGACGGGTGCTGCGGGCGCGCTGA